A single uncultured Methanobrevibacter sp. DNA region contains:
- a CDS encoding cobalt-precorrin-7 (C(5))-methyltransferase, whose translation MENKIFIIGIGPGSSEYLTKKAIDTVKSSDYTVGSTRAIELFDNINNKIAFNVKDLLDKLKKGVDLAIEGNSVSILSTGDPGFSGVLNTVLRIASEKNFPKEKIEVIPGISSLQLAAARNHIQWDNANIMTFHGRENTEDILEVINNSKTTIALPSKKVKDMAQFLLDNGISESRKVVVCERLSYDDEKIVESTLKDIANSEFTYMCIMIIY comes from the coding sequence ATGGAAAATAAAATTTTTATAATTGGAATAGGTCCAGGATCAAGTGAATATTTAACTAAAAAAGCTATTGACACAGTAAAATCCAGTGATTACACTGTGGGAAGTACAAGAGCAATAGAATTATTTGACAACATTAACAATAAAATTGCATTTAATGTGAAAGACTTATTAGATAAACTTAAAAAAGGAGTAGATTTAGCTATTGAAGGAAATAGTGTATCAATATTATCTACAGGAGACCCTGGATTTTCAGGTGTTTTAAATACTGTTTTAAGAATAGCTAGTGAAAAAAATTTCCCAAAAGAAAAAATTGAAGTAATACCTGGAATCAGTTCTCTTCAACTAGCTGCTGCCCGTAACCACATACAATGGGATAATGCAAATATTATGACATTCCACGGAAGAGAAAATACTGAAGACATATTGGAAGTTATAAATAATAGTAAAACAACAATTGCACTACCTTCTAAAAAAGTTAAAGATATGGCGCAATTTTTATTAGATAATGGAATATCTGAAAGTAGAAAAGTAGTTGTCTGTGAACGTTTAAGTTATGATGATGAAAAAATTGTAGAATCTACATTAAAAGATATTGCAAATAGTGAATTTACTTATATGTGCATTATGATTATATATTAG